The genomic DNA ATCTGGGCGGTCGTAACGGTCTCAACCGCTTCGGGTGGGGTACATTCGGTTGCGAGCTTGCCGCTAACTTTATCAACCTGACCGGTTTGGGTGCCCGCAACGTTTTCTGGTCGATACCAGCTAGGGAAGATGTCGGTGCGGCGCTGCTTGGTTGAGGCGGTTGGGAGCTTACCGGTATTGGCATCCAGGGTTACCTCTTTAATACCGCTTGGTTTGGTGAACTCCTTGTTAGGGTACCCCTGCAGGGCTGACTTCATATAGGTGTTCCAAATCGGCGCCGATACCGTGCTGGCCGACGAGGTCATTGGTTTGTTGTTGTTATTTCCGGCCCAAACGCCTGTTACTAAATCGGGGGTATAGCCCATAGTCCAGGCATCATTGTAGTTTTCGGTGGTACCGGTTTTAGCTGCCACGGTCCGCCCCGGAATAACCAGCGGGTTGTTGGCGCCAAAGATGTAGCTGCGAGCTTTGTTGTCGCTCAGGATACTAGAGATCAAGTAAGGAATTTGAGGATCAAGCGCTTTTTTACCCTTTGGCTTTTCGTTATCTTCAACCACCTTATTGTTGGGGTCGGTTACCTTTAGGATTGGGGTGGCATCGTAATGGGTGCCGCCGTTAGCGAAACTTTCGTAGGCATTAACCATCTCGTTCAGCTTAACCTCGCCCGAACCAAGTACCAAGCTCAAGCCGTAGGTGCTTGGGGACTCATTGAGCGTGGTGATGCCCAGGTCTTTAGCGGTTTTAAGCGATTCAGGAATACCGGCCAGCCAGAGCATCTTAACCGCTGGGATGTTGAGCGAGCCAGCCAGCGCGGTACGAACCGACTGGACCCCATAAAACTTGCCGGTGTAGTTTTTTGGCTTATAGTTACCAAAGTCGGTTTGAACGTCGTAGATGGTACTGCCGGGCCCCCAGTTCTTTTTAAAGCCGGTGGCGTAAACAATTGGCTTAAAGCTAGAACCAGGCTGGCGCTTGGCCAGAGCGACGTTAAAGTCTCCATAATCCGGGTCGTTATAGTCATACGAGCCAACCATGGCTAAGACCTGGCCGGTCTTAGGGTCGGCCGAGACCAAAGCAGCATTTGATCCGCCGAGCCGCCGCACATTGGTCATATTCTTTTTAATAGCTTCCTCGGCCTGCTTTTGCTTTTCGATATCAAGTGAGGTGATTACCTTGAGCCCACCATCCTCTACCTGCCGAACGCCATACTTGGCCTCCAGATACTCTTGAGCGTAGCGGGCAAAGTGAGGGAAGTCGGTTTTTTGGGTGGCAATCTTGGGGACCGGCGATAGGTTCAGTTTGGCAACCAGGTTGTCCAAAGATGGCCCGCCCTGAATCTTGGCGGCATCGGCCTCCTGCTGGCTAATCTTCTTTTGCTCCACCATGCGATCCAGTACGGTGTGCTGGCGAGCAATTAAGGCGTCACGGTTCTGGCCGTAAGGTGAGTAGTAGGTGGGCAGCTGCGGTATCGAAGCTAGGGTAGCCGATTGGGCTAAAGTCAGGTTTTTGGCACACTTGTCACCTTGAATATTTTGAGGGAAGTAGGTGCGACAGGCCGACTCAACCCCGTAGGCCTGTGAGCCGTAAGGGATCTCATTGAGGTATAGCTTAAGGATGTCATCTTTTTTATAGAGCTGTTCAATCTCGAAGGCTAAAATTAGCTCTTTGATCTTGCGAGTATAGGATCGCTCAGGTGTAAGCAGAGCGTTCTTAACGTACTGCTGGGTGATGGTTGAGCCACCGCCCCTAGTTGGATCGCGGAACAAAATCCCAGTAAAGGCGCGACCAACTCCCATAAAACTAAAGGCACCGTGCTTGTAAAAATCCTTGTCCTCAATTGCTACGGTGGCGTCCTTAATGCTCTGCGGCATTTCCTGGAACTCGATTACCTTACGGTTCTTGTCGCCGTGGACCTCAAAAATCTTGGTCTGACCGGTGCGATCATAAAAAACGGTGTTTTGGGAGCCGATCCGAGCGTTAATTTTTCCGGGGCTAGGAAGATCTTTGGCAAAGTAAGCCAAAACCAGGAACATAGCCAAAAAACCGGCCCCGGCAATCTTGCCGGCCCGCTTGGCGCCCTCAGCGTTTAGCCAATAGCGCTTAAAGTTACTAGGAGTTAAGAAAGACGCCCCGAAGCGCTTGGCGCGGCCGGCAAAGCTGCGATCACTGGAGCGGATAACCCGTCGTTTAGCCATGTAATGGTGTGCTCATAATTGTAGAGCTATTATACCGTTTTGGCGCTCACCAGCCAAGCCAATATGCTTAAGGTTGCAATCGGGTGCAGAGATTGTAAAATTGGTCCAAGTTCTTCAACAACTACCTAGGGGATAATCTTCCTTGAGCCATACGACAAGTATTGATCTTTCGGCAGGCCCGACCGAGATTCGCCAACATCACGTCAACACCGAGGTGGCCGGCTGGACAGTTCGAGTCTGGGCATTCGGCTCCGATGCAGTTACGCCGCGATGTGTTGCCCTGCTCATCGAGTCCGCGAACGGTGATCGGGAGGTTCTCGATTTCACTCAGCCGGGCATGCGCCGGGCAATTCAGCTGGCGTCAGCTCCGACTCAGGCTTTCACCGAAGAGGCCTTCAACGAGTGGCGCGATAACACGCGGCGGCTCCCGGGTGTCACTCCGCTCGATGTCATCCTCCCATCCACCGCCTCTCAGCGCTAGCTGAGGGGCGGTTGCCCTTTTAACCCAAGAAGATCAAAGTCAACCGCTATGCTATGATAAAAACCATGAAAGACGTTATTTTAAGCCGCGCCCAAGACATTATCGTCAAATCAGAAGTCGAACAGGCATTATCCAGCGACCAAAAACTTCGTATTAAACTTGGTATCGACCCAACCGGTCCGGTACTTCATTTGGGGCGGGCATCAGTTGTTCGCCGCCTAAAGAACCTACAAGATATGGGTCACCAGATCGTTCTGATCGTGGGCGATTTTACCGCTAAGATCGGTGATGCTTCCGATAAAACCAGCGAGCGTCAGGTACTCAGTGACGATGTCATTAAGGCCAACATGGCCGACTATAAGGCTCAGCTCGGCCAAATTCTCGATATGAGCAAGGTTGAGTTTCATTACAACTCGGAGTGGCTGAGCAAAATCCCGCTCGATAAGTTTATTGAGTTGGCCCAGCAGTTTACGGTGGCGCAGATGATTGAGCGCGAAAACTACGCCATTCGGTTTAAAGAAAATCGACCGATTGGCCTACATGAGTTTCTCTACCCAATTCTGCAGGGTTATGACTCGATTGCGGTTAAGGCGGATATTGAAATTGGCGGCACCGATCAGCTGTTTAACCTAATGGCTGGGCGCACCATGCAAAAGAACGCCGGCCAAAAGCCTCAAAGCGTGCTCACCTTTGAGCTGCTGACCGGTCCAGACGGCCGCAAGATGTCGACCAGTTGGGGTAACGCCATCTATATTACCGACGAGCCAAACGACATGTACGGCAAGTTGATGCGTATTAATGATGAGTTAATTGCCGAGTACTATCGGATCTGTACCGATGTGCCACTTGATGTGATTGAACAGGTGGTAGACGATATTGCCGGTGGCGCCAACCCGCGTGACACCAAGGCCTCGCTCGCGCGCGAGATCGTGACGATTTACCACGGCGAAAAGGCCGCGTTTGCAGCTGAGGAGGCGTTTAACGCTCAGTTCCGCGAGGGCAAGTTGCCTGAGGATATGGCCGAGGAGACCGTCAGTAAGAGTAAATGGCAGCCGATAGAGTTGTTAGTGGCGCTGAAATTAGCTGAGAGTAAATCTGATGCTAGACGATTATTGGAACAAGGAGGAGTTCGCCTGAATGGCGTGCAGATCAAGCAGGAGCGTACGAAAACCTCTGAAATTACTGTTGAGCCGGATGACGTCATCCAGGTTGGTAAACGCCGTTTCGTGAAGCTTCGGGTTAAGGGCTAGTTTTTCTTTGGGGGTTAAAAATCGTACCGGTACGATTATTATTCCGCCTGGGGTTTTTGTAGATGTTCATGAGAAAATGACGGCTGATTTTCTTGCCACCAAGTTAAGTTATGACGTGACATTCCTTGTGCCGAATAGGAGAAGGGGAGCAAAAACTCCAGATATTGAAATGAATAATCTACGCTGGGAAATTAAAAGCCCGTCTGGTAAAAGTTCTCGCACAATAGAAAATAATTTACGTACTGCTCTCCGGCAGTCCCCAAATATCATACTTGATGTGCGCCGTATGGACGGTCGAATTCCAGGTAAAAAGTTATTGGATGAAGTTGAGCGCCAATTTAATCACGCAGCGGCAATAAAGCGTATAATTGTCATTCTTCGGCAAGATGTACACATTGAATTTAAGCGTTAAATTTGCTATCTTAATTATAGAAACGCGGGACGCCGACACTGGATAGAGTCGGCCAGCCCGCTTTCTTCCTTTATGGGGGGCGAGAAAGCTATTATTTTTAGGGTACAATAGGGTGATGAATGTGGATGTCAGAGTTGAAACGCTCAAGGGCGTGGGGGCGGCGATGGCGAGCAAGTTGGAGCGCCTGGGGATTGTGACGGTTGCTGATCTGCTCAATCATTATCCGCGTAGATATGATGATTTCTCGGAAATTATTTCAATTCGCCAAATGAAGCCGGGCGCGGTGACCTTTAGGGGTAAGGTAGTTAACATCGCCTCGCGCCGGGCGCGTGGTCGCAAGTTGACCATTACCGAGGCGGTGATAGCCGATGGAACCGGCACGGTTAAGGCAATTTGGTTTAATAATCCTTATTTGGTTAAGCAGTATCCAGTTGAAACCTCGGTAATGGTGTCGGGTAATCTAGAGTTTCGTAACAACGATTTGGCTTTGCGGGCTCCGGCAATCGAGCTGGACAGCGATGATTCGATGCATACCGGCCGGATCGTGGCGGTGTATCCTGAGACTCACGGGCTGACCAGTAAGCAGCTGCGCACCGTTATTCGGCCGGTATTGGAGCGCCTTGAGGGGTTACCGGAGACGCTGCCAAAGGAGATAATTAAAGAGGCGAGTTTGGTATCGCGGCAGCAAGCCTTGAGTGAGTTGCATCTGCCAACCAGTCGCCAGGCGCTAGATAAGGCGCGTCACCGACTGGCTTTTGAGGAGCTGTTCTTTATTATTGCGGCTTCGTTACGACTTAAAAGCCAGCTGCAGGATGAATCGGCGCCGGAGATCGATTTTAACGTAGAGGTGGCGCAGGAGTTTGTTAAGTCTCTGCCGTTTGCGATTACCAATGCCCAGCGCCAGTCGGCCTGGCAGATTTTAAAAGATATGGCGCAGCCTCACCCCATGAATCGATTGCTCGAAGGTGATGTTGGTAGCGGTAAAACGGTGGTGGCCTTTATGGCGGCAACCATGGCGGTACGGGCCGGGTATCAAGCGGCGTTAATGGTGCCAACCGATGTGTTGGCGCGTCAGCATTTTAAGAATGCAACTAGCTTGCTGGATGATCTTGGGGTGCCGGTGGAGCTGGTGTTGAGCAAGCAGCCGGCTGCGGATAAGGCGCCGGTGCTGGCGCGAATTAAGGCCGGTCAGCCGGGTTTAATTATTGGCACGCATGCACTACTTGGGGAGTCGGTTGAGTTTAGCAAGCTCGGTCTGGTAATTATTGATGAGCAACATCGCTTTGGTGTTAATCAACGCCAGCAGCTTAAAACCAAAAGTCGATTCTTCCCGCATTTGCTGAGCATGACAGCTACTCCAATTCCGCGTAGCTTAGCGCTAACCGTTTATGGCGACCTGGATGTATCGATTATTGATGAGCTCCCGGCCGGTCGCAAGCCAATTGCTACCAAGGTAGTTAGTGGACGCGACAAGGAAGTGGCGTATGGTTTTATTGATGGCCAGATCAAGCTTGGCCGTCAGGTGTTTGTGGTTTGCCCGTTAATTGATGATTCTGACAGCCTGGATGCCAAAAGCGTTAATACCGAAGTGGAGCGGCTGCGGTCGGGCCTGTTCCGCCATCGTCGGATTGAGGCGCTCCACGCCAGGCTGACTCCGCCAGAACGCCAAAAGATTATGGAGCGGTTTGTGGCTGGCGATATTGATATCTTGGTCTCAACCACTGTGGTCGAGGTGGGGGTGGACATTCCCAACGCTACCGTCATGTTGGTTGAGGGGGCGGAGCGATTTGGTCTGGCAACTTTGCACCAGCTGCGCGGCCGAGTTGGTCGAAGCCAGCACGATTCGTACTGTTTTTTGGCAAGCGACAGCAGTGCCCCTGGCGCTAGAGAGCGGCTTGAGGCGATGGAGCGGACCCAAGATGGTTTTCGGCTGTCGCAAATCGACCTGGAGCTGCGCGGACCCGGCCAGATTTATGGCAAGCGCCAGCATGGACTACTTGATCTGCGCCTAGCCAATCTAACCGATACCAAGTTGGTGAGCGAGGTGCGCGCAGCCGCCCGCCGCTTTGTTGATGATCCGGCGATCATGGTACAATATCCACAGATAACCGAGCGCATTCAGCGGCTTCAGGCGATTACCACTCTCGATTAACATTAAAGAATGATTAAATTATGTATTCTGGCTTTGTAAGCTCAAAGCGAACCGTTTCGGCCCTTGGTGTGCACCAGCGATTTGATACGGTGGCCTATCGTTTAACTCAGTCTTATTTTCACCCCCAAACCTTTCCGAATCTGGCCCAAATACTGCATTTTGAGGGCATTAACGGTCCAGACGGCATGAAGGTTAAGTCGCCCGGTAAGGGGGAGGTGGGTCACCTTTATGATCCATTAACCGAGCGCGGTGCCATACCTGATTTGATCGAGCAGCATTACCAGGGGCTGGTGCTAGCACTGCAAAAAAACAATCAGGTGCGGGCGGCGTTTGAGGCGGCCTGGTTGGCTCACTACGTTTGTGACGGCTTAACACCAGCTCATCACTTTCCGCTGGACGAAGAGCTGGCTAAGCACCGGTTAACTAAAACCGACAAGAACCGCTACAAGGTGCGCCAGGCCGGTGAGCCGGCGCGTGAAACGCTTAAAAAGGGGTGGGCTGTCTGGGGTGGTAAAGGTCTTTTGACCACTCACGTCAACTTTGAGATGGGCGTAATGGCGGCTTTGGTCGGGCAAAAAATTAAGGTACAGCTGGATGCTAGTAAGCTGGCTCATGCTCGCCAGGTTGGACCGGTTGAGTTCTTTAAGCAAGAGGCGCGCGAGATCGCCAACTTGCAGATGTATGAGCGCTTTTATAAGCAGGGATGGAGTATGAGCCTGGGGCGCGAGGTTAAGTCGATTTTGGCGCCGGTTAGCGTCCAGGCTATCGCGATTATTTGGCTGCTTGCTTATTTAGAGAGCGGCCAACAGCTAGCCGAAGCGGCGCATCGGTCTAAAGCGGTTGCCGAACTGTGAGGATTGTTTCTGGATCACTTGGTGGCAGAACCTTGACTATGCCGTCAACGCGCAATACTCGGCCAATGACGCATAAGGTGCGCGCGGCACTTTTTGATATGCTTGGTCCGATTGATGGCTTGCGCGTGCTCGATACCTATGCCGGCAGTGGCGCACTTGGCTTTGAGGCGCTGAGTCGTGGTGCAGCACACGTTGATGCGGTTGAATTGGCAGGGCCAGCGCTCAAGGCGATTCAAACTAATATTGAGGCGCTCGGAGTGAAAAGTCAGTACAAGGTCTTTCCAGTGCGCGTGGAGTCATGGCTTGAAAGCTTCAAATCTATTTATGACCTTATCTTCGCAATGCCTCCATATAGTTTTATTGACAAGGAAATTTTAGCTAAAATTGGGGAGCGTCTAAAAAAAGATTCAATTATGGTTATTGAGTTTTCGCGTCACTCTCGGCCGATGGAGCTAAAAGGGCTGAACCTTATTAAGCAAAAAGACTATGGAGATCAAATTTTAGCAGTATACCGTAAGCTTTAGCTTGCAACCGGTATTAAAAATTGCTAATCTAGCTCTAGTTAAGTTTGGCGAGACTTGCTGCCAGGTGGCCATCGGGCCACCTTTTGCGTCTGGTGGAGCTATCGGGAATCGAACCCGACAGTCAAGTTTGGCGAGACTCAATGCCGCACCAGCGGTAGCCCCCTGCCACTTAACGTGCTACACCAGACAAAACCGAGCTTAACAAACAAATATTAACGAATTCTAAATCCACTTGGGCGAGTGGTGAAATGGTAGACACGCTAGCCTTAGGAGCTAGTGGGGGAAACCCCGTGGAGGTTCAAGTCCTCTCTCGCCCACCAGGAATTATTGTAAAAACGCTAATTTGTGTTATAATTAAGTCATTGATACGCAGTCAAGCACGCAAATCGACTAGGGGGATGATGTCAGAGCAAGTTGTGAAGGTTTTTTACCTCAAAACCTGTAACGGCATGGGCGAAGTGGAGGTTCAACTGATCGCAATTGGCGCTGGCCGGTTTCGATACGTCTGGGACCCAAGCGCCCAGGCGAATCGCTACGACGCCTGCCAGTTGCAGCAACTCTTTGACCGGGGCCGCCGCGCTGGCAGCCTAGACCCGGTTCAAGAAGACCGAGCGACACAGGGCTTCTACCGGTCTGGTCGTCGGCCAACACGCTGGATGATCGGGCAGCACGAGTTCACCGCGCAGGAGCTTACCAAGCTCCGCCTAAATCAGCCCGGCTGGTTCGAGGTCCTGAGAGGCATCGGCAAGGATCTGCTCGCCGCGTTAATCGCGACGGTGAGTCCACGACGGCGGCACTGCAGCTGACGTATCTAAAACCCCGCTGCGACCAAGGTCGTGGCGGGGACTTTAGTTTATATAGCTCACAAATTGTCACGAATAGGTGGTTGGACGCAAATGGAGTGACAAGCTCCCTAATACCTGGTACAATCAGCACTTATGAAAGCCGAAATTACCAATCAAACCGACAACCAAGTTACCTTAAAGATCGCTGCCACTGCCGATCAAATTAAACACGCGCTGGAGCACACTTATGACCACTACCGCCCCAAGGTAAAAGCCTCGGGTTTCCGGGCCGGTAAGGCACCAGATAATATTGTTGCTCGCGAGATTGGTGATGAGGCGATTCAGGCCGAAACACTTGAGCACACCATGAGCCATGCTTATTCTGACGCGCTGGCAGAATACGACGTGGCGCCAATCGACCAGCCTAAGATCAACCTAATTAAATGGGTACCCTATGAGACTCTAGAGTTCGAGGCAACGGTTGAGGTGATGCCATCGGTTGATCTGCCAGATTACAAAAAGATTAAAAAGGCAGTTAAGCCGGTTAAGATTGAATCGGCCAAGGTTGATGAAATGATTGAGGATTTGCGCCGCCGCGTGGCTAAGCGCATTCCGGCGCTTAATGCAGCCGCCATGGGTGATGAGGTTAAGATCGATTTTGAGGGCAAAAAAGAGGGTAAGATTATTGAGGGAGCGGTCAGTAAGAATTACACCCTCAAGCTCGGCTCAAACACCTTCATCCCCGGCTTCGAAGAAGAGCTAGTTGGCGTTAAGGTTGGTGAGGGGAAAAGCTTTGAGGTAACCTTCCCTAAGGATTATCACGAAAAAAGTCTAGCCGGTCAGCCGGTCACCTTTAAGGTTAACGTACATGAGGTGACGCGATTAAAATTGCCCGAAGTAAATGACGAGTTCGCCGGTGAGGTTGGACCGTTCAAGACGGTAGCCGAACTAAAAGCCGATATTAAGGATCAGTTAAAAGCTGAGGCAGAAGAGTCGGCCAAGCGCGAATACGAAAATGAGCTGCTCGATGAAATTGCTGGCAAGGTTAAGTTTAAGGTGCCAGAAAAAATGGCCACCCAGCAGCTAGAGCGAATGAAGTCTGAGATTAGTCAGCGTTTAATGTCGAGCGGCATGACTATGGAACAATACCTAGAGATGCAGGGCAAAACTCAGGACGAACTTGAAAAAGAGCTACGCCCGGATGCCGAAAAGCGAGTTATTTTGTCCCTAGTATTGCAGGAAGTGGCCAAGGCCGAAAAGCTGACCGCGACCGAAGACGAGATTGAGGCTGAGCTGGATGCACTACGAATGCGTTATACCGACCCCAAAATGCAAGAGCAGCTAAACAGCCATGATGTCCGGAACGACATCTTTAATCATATTCTCACCACCAAGACCATCGCTAAGTTGGTCGAGTACGCCCAAAAGAAGTAGCTAAAACTACTTCTTAGAGCCTTTTTTCTCAGCTTGAGACTGTTGCAGTTCAGACATGCGCTGATTTATTAATTGAAGGTTTTGCTTCGAAATCTCTAAACGCTGCAACTCGTCGTAGGCAAGCGCTTTTAACTTATCTATATCAGAAATTTGACTGAGATCCATAGTACTCCTCGAAGTAATCTGTTTAGTATGTCTTATAGTATATCAAACCAGGCGCCGTTGGCCGGAGCGGTAAATATCCAGCCAGTGTTGCCAGATACATTAGTGGAGTTGGCTCCGGCATACCAAGCTGCTCCTCCGGTGGCAGTTGAGTCTTGAATCGAAAGATAGTCGCAGCTTACCGTTCCACTTGATTTTGAGAGGGTAGCGGCTGAGCCCCCAGTAGAGCTGTTGATTGTCATGAGCTTACCGGATGTTCCATTAACGTTAAACGCGCCCGTTATTGTGGTGGTAGTGCCACTAGTAAATTGAAGCGTCCTGGCGTTACTCGAGTCAGAGAAGTTGATGGTTCCAAAAGTGTTTGATCCGGTAATAATTAGGTTTCCAGTTGATCCGGCTAAAGTGTAGGTGAGAGTACCATATGTTTTATCTGCGCCGTTAAAAGTTCTGCTACTTGAGGTGGTCGTTGTGATGACAATAGTAGCACTACTTGAATTAACCACCGCGCCTGTACTAGTTACATTCCATACCGCACTAGGAGATACCAGTGTCCCGGTTAGGGTCCAGGTGCCAGTTCCCATGTTAACGGTTGCTCCATTGTTAATCTGGTAGTTACCAATCGTGACATTATAGCTATTTGTTTCAAAGACCAAGCCAGATCCAACCGTTACTAAATTGTTCATCTGTAGCGCATCCTGCAAAGAGTATGTTGCGCCAGGTGCAGCTACCTGTCCAAACAAAGCCATGGACTTCCCGGCCGAGGTTATTGTATGTGAGCTCCGACCTGCAAGCGTAAAGGTAGTACCTCCATTTACTGTGCCGACATTTGTCAGGTTGAGGGAGCCATACATGAATGCTGTTGCAGTAACCGACC from Patescibacteria group bacterium includes the following:
- the tig gene encoding trigger factor, with translation MKAEITNQTDNQVTLKIAATADQIKHALEHTYDHYRPKVKASGFRAGKAPDNIVAREIGDEAIQAETLEHTMSHAYSDALAEYDVAPIDQPKINLIKWVPYETLEFEATVEVMPSVDLPDYKKIKKAVKPVKIESAKVDEMIEDLRRRVAKRIPALNAAAMGDEVKIDFEGKKEGKIIEGAVSKNYTLKLGSNTFIPGFEEELVGVKVGEGKSFEVTFPKDYHEKSLAGQPVTFKVNVHEVTRLKLPEVNDEFAGEVGPFKTVAELKADIKDQLKAEAEESAKREYENELLDEIAGKVKFKVPEKMATQQLERMKSEISQRLMSSGMTMEQYLEMQGKTQDELEKELRPDAEKRVILSLVLQEVAKAEKLTATEDEIEAELDALRMRYTDPKMQEQLNSHDVRNDIFNHILTTKTIAKLVEYAQKK
- the recG gene encoding ATP-dependent DNA helicase RecG translates to MNVDVRVETLKGVGAAMASKLERLGIVTVADLLNHYPRRYDDFSEIISIRQMKPGAVTFRGKVVNIASRRARGRKLTITEAVIADGTGTVKAIWFNNPYLVKQYPVETSVMVSGNLEFRNNDLALRAPAIELDSDDSMHTGRIVAVYPETHGLTSKQLRTVIRPVLERLEGLPETLPKEIIKEASLVSRQQALSELHLPTSRQALDKARHRLAFEELFFIIAASLRLKSQLQDESAPEIDFNVEVAQEFVKSLPFAITNAQRQSAWQILKDMAQPHPMNRLLEGDVGSGKTVVAFMAATMAVRAGYQAALMVPTDVLARQHFKNATSLLDDLGVPVELVLSKQPAADKAPVLARIKAGQPGLIIGTHALLGESVEFSKLGLVIIDEQHRFGVNQRQQLKTKSRFFPHLLSMTATPIPRSLALTVYGDLDVSIIDELPAGRKPIATKVVSGRDKEVAYGFIDGQIKLGRQVFVVCPLIDDSDSLDAKSVNTEVERLRSGLFRHRRIEALHARLTPPERQKIMERFVAGDIDILVSTTVVEVGVDIPNATVMLVEGAERFGLATLHQLRGRVGRSQHDSYCFLASDSSAPGARERLEAMERTQDGFRLSQIDLELRGPGQIYGKRQHGLLDLRLANLTDTKLVSEVRAAARRFVDDPAIMVQYPQITERIQRLQAITTLD
- a CDS encoding tyrosine--tRNA ligase is translated as MIKTMKDVILSRAQDIIVKSEVEQALSSDQKLRIKLGIDPTGPVLHLGRASVVRRLKNLQDMGHQIVLIVGDFTAKIGDASDKTSERQVLSDDVIKANMADYKAQLGQILDMSKVEFHYNSEWLSKIPLDKFIELAQQFTVAQMIERENYAIRFKENRPIGLHEFLYPILQGYDSIAVKADIEIGGTDQLFNLMAGRTMQKNAGQKPQSVLTFELLTGPDGRKMSTSWGNAIYITDEPNDMYGKLMRINDELIAEYYRICTDVPLDVIEQVVDDIAGGANPRDTKASLAREIVTIYHGEKAAFAAEEAFNAQFREGKLPEDMAEETVSKSKWQPIELLVALKLAESKSDARRLLEQGGVRLNGVQIKQERTKTSEITVEPDDVIQVGKRRFVKLRVKG
- a CDS encoding penicillin-binding protein, producing the protein MAKRRVIRSSDRSFAGRAKRFGASFLTPSNFKRYWLNAEGAKRAGKIAGAGFLAMFLVLAYFAKDLPSPGKINARIGSQNTVFYDRTGQTKIFEVHGDKNRKVIEFQEMPQSIKDATVAIEDKDFYKHGAFSFMGVGRAFTGILFRDPTRGGGSTITQQYVKNALLTPERSYTRKIKELILAFEIEQLYKKDDILKLYLNEIPYGSQAYGVESACRTYFPQNIQGDKCAKNLTLAQSATLASIPQLPTYYSPYGQNRDALIARQHTVLDRMVEQKKISQQEADAAKIQGGPSLDNLVAKLNLSPVPKIATQKTDFPHFARYAQEYLEAKYGVRQVEDGGLKVITSLDIEKQKQAEEAIKKNMTNVRRLGGSNAALVSADPKTGQVLAMVGSYDYNDPDYGDFNVALAKRQPGSSFKPIVYATGFKKNWGPGSTIYDVQTDFGNYKPKNYTGKFYGVQSVRTALAGSLNIPAVKMLWLAGIPESLKTAKDLGITTLNESPSTYGLSLVLGSGEVKLNEMVNAYESFANGGTHYDATPILKVTDPNNKVVEDNEKPKGKKALDPQIPYLISSILSDNKARSYIFGANNPLVIPGRTVAAKTGTTENYNDAWTMGYTPDLVTGVWAGNNNNKPMTSSASTVSAPIWNTYMKSALQGYPNKEFTKPSGIKEVTLDANTGKLPTASTKQRRTDIFPSWYRPENVAGTQTGQVDKVSGKLATECTPPEAVETVTTAQISAEVPPSDPQYSKWFPPIAALARTLGYTSGGAIPVDKDDVHKCTDIKPTAQISATGTGPIQISVNVVQGTHPLKSLTVYLNDQIISTQEISGSTTYNFTNSPPAGSYTLRAVVTDAALYSGSSETTVTVASGGSAGGASFCGNQPCQPGQTP
- a CDS encoding 16S rRNA (guanine(966)-N(2))-methyltransferase RsmD; translated protein: MPSTRNTRPMTHKVRAALFDMLGPIDGLRVLDTYAGSGALGFEALSRGAAHVDAVELAGPALKAIQTNIEALGVKSQYKVFPVRVESWLESFKSIYDLIFAMPPYSFIDKEILAKIGERLKKDSIMVIEFSRHSRPMELKGLNLIKQKDYGDQILAVYRKL